The segment TTTGCAGAACACCAACACGCACGAGTGGATAGATGGTATCGATTTCGCGAACAAGTAGCTGGCCCCCCTCAATTCCCGGGCTCAACTCCACGCTCTCACGAGCGAGCAAACGGGCGGCCCGATAATCCTCTCGATCTTTGGCTGCCAACGCCTCTTTGCGTTTTTCCATCGCCATTGCCAAAAAGCTGTCGTTCCATTTCGTGATCGATGTTAATTGCCGTGCACCATATTCCTTTTCCAACCGCGCCAACATTTGCTGAGCTAACGTGAATTGTTCATCGTCCACCAACTTTTTCATCAACCGATCCGTCACGCCACTGAGTGCGCGAAGGACAACGTCCTTCTTGTACTCTGGTGCAAACCGATGCAACTCTTCGAGTGTCGCCAGCGTCGCTTTGAAATCTCCTTGGCGAGCGCGGTACACCGAATCTTGAAGCAAATACTCGGCCCGTAGCTCTTTTATCCCAGGTCGCTCAGGGTAGTCGCGAATCAAGACAGCCAGAAACGGGTAGGCTCCCTTAAAGTCTTGTTTCGCAATCAGATCGGCCGTTTCACGCTCAAGTCGCTTTTCCCAAAAATCGATTCGTTCGATGTCTTCCCATTTCGCGGTGAGTTTTTGGGTTTCAATCCCCAGCACCTCAAAGAGAAGTCCACCCTCGGGGTTCGACGGCATCCGTCGGCCGGGCAGATCGAGTAGCGGCGTTTTGACCCAACCACCGCCTGACTCTTCGGTAAAGAAGATCAAGTCGTGCGGCTCTTCTTGCAAAAGCTCTAAACCAACCGGATCCGGCACACCCGAATCGGCGTAGTTGACGATTTGAGCCTGAAGCGGCGTCGTAAAAAGGGCCAGACAAAAGAGCGACCATGCATTCGCGGCGATCCACTTCTTCCTGGTGGGCAAACCAGAAACGCGGATCGGTCGAGCATCGAAAATTAACTGCATAAGTAAAACCATGATTATGCCCAAGGGGCGTCGATTGTATTTTTTGGAGGCAGCGGAAGTCGTCAAGACTTTCGTTTTCCAGCATGGACGAAAGTTTTAACGATTTCCGCTACGACCAAAGGCGACTCTGTTTCAAGCCGCTAACGGGTTGCCGGAACGTCGGTGATGTAAATCAAACCTTCAGCGCCGGGGACAAGCAAACGATTACCAACCGCAACCGGGGCGGCTGACAACGGCTGACCGATATCGGATTGCCCTATCAATTCACCACTTGCCGGGTCGTAAGCGATGATCCATCCCGGTTTGCCGGCCAACACCATCACGTCACCTACCCGAACCGGAGCCGCAACGGGATCGCCCGCGGGAGCGTCAAGTTCAAAGCGTTGTTTACCCTTGGAATCGTAGGCACGAAGTTTGCCATCACTTGTGCGGAGCAAACATTCATCGCCCGCCTGGACAGGCCCCCAAACGGCTCGGCCATCCAACAGGATTCGGAACGCTTCGTTTAGACTACTCAGATCATAACCGACCAAAAAGTCAGCCGCTGGGCCGCTCGTCGTCCCGACGTACACGCCACCGACAACAGCGGCAGGCCCCAGTAACGGCGTTTGTATGTCTTTACTGGCCAATTCGTTGACCTGTTCGCCAGCCCGTAACCGATAAATCTTTTTGCGGCTATCGGCAATCACGACCTGGTCCGGATCATTTGGCAATGTCACCGGAACGGACCATACCACGGTCGATTCGGGGGCTGCGGCTGGTTGGAACGGACTGCCTAACATGATGCCGGTTTCATAATCCATCAACACAACGCGGCCGGTACTCAGTGGAACGAGTAATCCGCCCCCTGATATGATGGCGCCACCACCGACATCCTTCCCGCCGGGATCACTTCCGCCTACGTGTGCGGTCGGTTTGCCGGCACCGAGCCCGAGTTGCAAACGTCTTAGCTTCTCTCTTCTACGGTCAGGATCGTAGACAATGATCTCGCCCGAACCGTTCTGATTCAGCATCACGTAGACGTTCTCGTCAACCTTGATCGGGTTTTCAAATCGCATTGCAACGCCCGAACCGCCTGGATTTTCGATCGGCCCCTTGGTCGAACCGGTTTGCAACGATTCACGATTGATTTCGAACAATGTCGCTTGAGTCGTGATCGCATGATAACTCTGGTTCGCCGGATAAGGCGTAATCATCGCAACCGGGACACCGACATCGGTTTGCCAAATCTCTTTTCCCGTTTTCGCATCAGCGGCGGTCATACGGATTGCCGACGTTCCACGAAGCACACGAGCGTGTACGAGCGTATCATCGCTAGCGAACGGTTCGCCGATAAAGTTATCGGCTTCATGCTTGAACCAATCTTGCACAACGCGCCCTGTATTGATCTGCAGCTCATAGCGTCCGATGCGAGTTCCGGTCACCCACATTTGACTCTTGCTGACGGCCATTTGAGTATTTGTCGGACGATCATACGTGGCAACCTGTTCCGCCACGATACTGACCTTTTCACGTTCAGCCGTGGGCTCGACTTCGATGACGACCACCTGACCAAGGTCGGTCAAGACGATCACACGGCGACCTTGAACGAGTGGTTTGATTTTCACATTTCCGGTCAAACGAATGGGTGCCTGTGCCGGCTTGAGCGATTCGCCACTTTCGTCCAGCGCAAGGATATGCACGCGAGCGAAGTCGGTCCCCGCGTTTTCAAAGACAAACAGATGCTCCATCAGTGGCACGGGTGCAACCGCAATCGCGCCTTCGGCATGTCCCACGTAGTAGCTTTCCAAGCAAGAACCATCACGTGTGTTGAGCACATACAAGTTGCTGTGGTTCCCCGGTTGGTAAGCGCGTGCGGTTCGAGGATCGACACCAGGGCCTGCGTCGAGCGGTTGTGGGATCATGGTCGCCCAATTGGTTTCACCCGAATCGGCATCAAGAACCGCCAACCGCCCCGAAACGCTGGCAACATAGACATCATCACGAACCGCATTGGGTTCACTGAATGGCTCACCGATTCTCGTACGCCACCGGAGAACGCCATCTTCGCCATTAAAACGTTGGACTTCGAGTTTCTTTGATTCGCTAAGCAGCACTCCTGATCCGCCTTCAACACGCACCGGTAAATGACCTTGACCATAGCCAACGAATTTCCGCCACTTCAAATTGCCGGTTTCGCCATCGAACGCTAACACGGCACCGCCTGCGTCGAGATACAGAATCTGATCGGACAAGTCGAGTGCTTTGCCCCCAGTGACGGTCGTCAGCACGATCGACTCGGTCGAATCATCGACCTCCGACGCATCGACGACTTGCGGCAAATCGGTTGCTGGCTTGACCAAGGTTTTCTGGATTTGGCTCGCCGATTGAATCAATTGACTGAGCCGCTTGTCATCACCGAGTTCGGGGAATTCGCGTAGCAGTTCAAACCGGACATCGTAGGCTTCCTTGGTGTTCTTGGCATCGAGAGCGGATTGCATCGCAGCGACCGATTCGTCGAGCCGGACGTTGCGGTTGATGTCACGGCGAACACGGTCGCGAGTTTCTTCGACCGTCTGAATCCTCGCTGCCAAGCTCGTTCTCAAACTGCCGGTAATGTAGTTCGGGTTGTCCATCAACTCCATCTGCTCCGCCAATCGTCCGAGCAATTGTTCCTTCTCGGGGGTATCCTCTGCTTCGCTTGCAGCGTTCGCGATATTCTCGGCAATGTCGACAAGCAATGCGGCCAAGTTAGCTCGCTCGTCGTTCAAGCCAAGTTCATTCTCAATCGTTGGCAATTTTTCTTTTGCCAAATCAAGTGCCACGGTCGGATCCGTCATCGTCTCAGCACGATACAGTTCGATCATTACCAAGCGGGTTTTCGCAATCGATGAAAATTGGTGCGTATCGCCATAGGCTTCCAAGAATCCGTTGTAACGCTCTTGTGCAGGCACGAAGTTCTGTTGATCGTACAACGTGTTCGCTTCGCCGATGTATTCGTCGGCACTTTGACGCGTCAGTAGCGAATACAGACCATAGCCGGAAAGCAGCAAAAGAATGATGATGCCGGCAAAACCGTAGATTTTAAACGAGTCCCAAACCGATTTGTGTTCGGGTGGCTTTGGCCGCGAACGAACCGGACGCGAACCGCCCGATCCAACGCCGTCACCAACCGCTTCGACCGGGACCGCTTCGACCGGCTCCGCGTCGACGGCAACCGCTTCGACCGGAACCGCTTCGGCAAACGGCTCAGCCTCGACCGCTTCGGCTTCGGCAAACACATCGTCACCACTACCGTCAGAGGCGATCGCTAGATCGTCCATACCACCTGCAACGGCCACCGCCCCGTCCGCTTCCTCGTATTCACCTTCGCGAATTTCGCTGATCAGTTTCGTAGCTTGAAAACGTGTCAATTGACCATTGTCGACCAACAACTTGGCAACCGCCTCGGGGGTCACGCGAGTTCCTTGGTCCAACTGCTCTCGAAGAGCTTCGATAATTTCCTGATCGAGCAACCCACGGCGTTCGAGCCGATCGATCAATTCGTTAGCAAGCATGTTTTGTATTAGTTAGTATTGGATGAAAAGGTGTAGTAGGCGAGTCTCTCCGAGACTCGTAATGTATCGTAGTAGGCGAGTCTCTCCGAGACTCGCAATTTCAGCGTCTCAATTTCAGCGTCTCAGTTTCAGCGTCTCAATTTCAGCGTCTCAATTTCAGCGTCTCAATTTCAGCGTCTCGGAGAGACGCTGCTACTGTTCAGCGTCTCGATTTCAGCGTCTCGGAGAGACGCTGCTACTGTTCAGCGTCTTGGAGGGACGCTGCGACGGATTGGCTAATCAAAACCGTCGACTTGGGTGACGGAGATGTCGACAAACCCGGCGATCGTGCCCGCGTCCATCGCGTCCACGAGGAATTGCAGCTTGGCCATTTCGTGAACCTTAATGGCCAACTTCATGCCCTCCGAGCCATTGGTCATCGCCTGTTTCAGGGCAATCGTCAAATTCTGTTTTCCTGGTGTCTCCCTTTCCCAATCATTTGCCATAACCAAGAAGGAACCTCGTTCATCGATTTGCACATCGACCTTGTCAAGATCTTCGTCTTCATTGGAAACGTTAAAGCTTGCCTCATCACTTTGTTGACGCGGCACTTCGATCGACTTTTGCAAACTAAAACTGGCCGTCACCATAAAGAAGATCAATAACAAGAACGTCACGTCGACCATCGGTGTCATGTCGAGTTCATCGTCATCGCGAGGCTTCCGCTTGGGAATCGCATCGCTATCGTCGTCTTCCCAGACCGCTGGGGAGATGGGTTCTGGCATGATCTCGGCTTTTCCCGATGCCGAGCCCGATGAGGACATTGAAGCTTGCTCAAGCGGAACGGCTTCGACTGCGATTGCTTCGGCGGGCATGACATCGACAGGCAAAGCTTCAAAGTACTCCGTTTCGATCATATCGTCACTCGAGTCGACTTCGATGACGGCATCGTCCGCTTCGGGGACGTGGATCGCTGTTTCACAATTCGAGCATCGGACACGCCGACCAGCCAAGCGGGCATTGACACGAAGTAGGCTTCCGCACTGAATACATTTGACTTCGATCGCCGACATCGTTATTGCTCCTTGACTGCCACGTAGGTGGATTCAATATCTTCAAAGGAATCGCCGATTATTTTCTGCACTCGTGTTACCTGGCCAACTTTCACATCTTTGTCTCCCATAATCATCACATGGTTTTTATTACGTCCTTGAGACTTCTCGAGTTCACTGGTGACGTATTCGACGATCTCGGACGCTTGCGTTGCTTCGTCGCGACTGAATTCGGTCCCATCGAGCCGTTCGACAATCGCGTCCTCACCCGCCCCTGGCTTGATGAAGATTACGGCCGAGTCTTTTGCTGAAATGGCCAATGCGTTATCCGCTTCAGGAATCGAGCCAATTTGTGTGGGGTCCATTTTCGAGGCGACGACAAAGAAGATGAGCAGCAAGAATGTGATGTCGATCATCGGCGTGATGTCCATTTCCTCGTCATCACGCTTCTTGCGAGGCAGCATCACCTCCTCTTCTTCTTCTACGTCCACATCGACTGCGTCATTGTTGGTCGGATTTGCGGTACTCATGTCAGGCTCCCTTATCGTTGGGGCGATTGCATTGCTGACGCCATTTGCGGGTCGGTCGCCGCAGCAGCAGGCCGAGCGGACACCGCTTGACCACCGACCGCACCGCCAGCCAAAGCTTCACGATAAATCGACATAAACCGACCAAGCCCCGAGCCGACCAAGTCTTCCATCTTGGCGATTTTGATATTCACATTGGCGGTCAAAATCATCAATGGAATCGCGATCGCCAAACCGCAGGCGGTCGTTCGAAGAGCGATATTAATGTCACCAGCCAAGTCGGATGGGTTGACGGACGCCGAAGACGCCAACGTGTTGAACGCCCCCATCATCCCAAACACCGTCCCGAACAGCCCGATCATCGGTGCCGCCTTGATGACCGTACTGACCCAGCTCAACCGATACTCGAGATCGCTCATCACGTCACGCTGGAAGCGGTCCATGACAAATTGGCGAGCCCGCTTGTAGCCGAGGTCGCGATGGTGCATCGACATTTCGACAATTTGTGGGATCGCCCGCGCGTCGCCTTCACAGTACTCCGCAACCCCCTCAAAATCGCGGTCGGTGACCATTTGTTCAACGTCATCCATGAAGACATCCTGCTCGTCCTCACTCTTGAACCGTTTCTGACTCACGCGAGTCCAGACGACAACAATACAGTAAAGTCCCCACAACGCAGCCCCGGCCAACGCACCGTAGGTGGCTTGTGAGATGATATCGAAAACAGAAATTTCAGCGAACAGCATCGGTTACTCGTGTGGATTAGGTCCGTAAGAATGGTCATGGTGGAGGTAGTGTAGTATCTTTCTACCTAGAATCACCAAAAGCGGGCATGATTTCCAGCACTATCCTAACCGATTACGAATATTTATGGGGTGAGGGTGCGACAAGATTTCACGCCGTATCGAAAAAAAGGTTTAGCCTAGTAGCGGCGTCTCTCCGAGACGCCGAACACAGGCCAGCCCAGTAGCGGCGCCTCTCCGAGACGCCGAACACAGGTCAGCCCAGTAGCGGCGTCTCGCCGAGACGCCGAACACAGGTCAGCCCAGTAGCGGCGTCTCGCCGAGACGCCGAACAAAAGGTCAACCCAGTAGCGGCGCCTCTCCGAGACGCCGAACACAGGCCAACCCAGTAGCGGCGTCTCGCCGAGACGCCGAACAAAAGGCCAACCCAGTAGCGGCGTCTCGCCGAGACGCCGAACACAGGTCAGCCCAGTAGCGGCGTCTCGCCGAGACGCCGAACAAAAGGTCAGCCCAGTAGCGGCGCCTCGCCGAGACGCCGAACACAGGTCAGCCCAGTAGCGGCGTCTCGCCGAGACGCCGAACACAGGCCAACCCAGTAGCGGCGTCTCGCCGAGACGCCGAACAAAAGGTGCAATAGGCCCCCCGTCTGTCGTACCTAAACCGACAGGCTCGAAGCCTATCCCACACTCTTATCCTACGCTCTTATCCTACGTTGAGGTTCATTTAGCAAAACCCCATCCTGGCTTGGGCCTTCATCAGACCCAACGGACGATTGCAAAATGCAAAAGGGGAATTTGCAAAATGCGAAAGGGAAGACGCGAGGTCTGGAGAGCATTGTTCAAATTGCAATGTTCAAATTGCCATTTGCAATCCTCTATCCTTAGCGTCTTGGTTTTCGGTAGCGTTGGCTGGTGACCACGAATTTAAAACCGCTTCCATCCGGCTCGCTTTCAAAGATGGTCTTGGCGATTTCTTTTACCGTATCGTGTCCATTGGCCTTGGCGTATTGCATTTCGGTCTGCTCGAGCAATCCTTCCAAGTTCTCAGGGATAAACTTCAGGATTTGCCGGCCAGGCAGAGGGATCCCCGCTTTTTGTAGCAATTGGCGGTCATATTGCAATAGCGGTCCTGGCGTGGTCCACATGAAATAGAGACGCTTCTCATTCTCGGTATCGACAATACGGTACTTCTGAGGGCTTCCCGCCAAATTTTTTGCCGTATCAACGCCCTGGATCGATCCGCCGAGCGCTCCGAGTTCAATCTTGTAAAAATCAAGCTGGGTTGCATACCCATTGATATTCTTGGCACTAAACTTCAGTTGCCAGCGTTCGGCACGCGGAATGATGTCCTCACCCTCTCCCAACGGTCCCGGAGGTCGACTATCCCCTTTTCCGTCCGTTGCCGAAAAGTTGGTAGCACTGACCGTCGCCGCCACGCTACTGACCGCATTGGTGACCGCCATAATGTTTTCTTCGAGTGTCGGTTCCAGCAATTCCTCGACCTCTTCGGCGGCAGGCGGATCGAAGTCTCGCTCGGTTCCCTCGGCATTCGGGCCTCGGCCCGCCGCATTCTCGATCGACGGTTTGATCGGCTTAGGCGGGAATTCAAAACGCGTAAACAACCAAACCAGGAACAACATCAAAACGAAGGTCCCGATGAACAAAATCAACGACAGGAACAGACTGGTGACAATATCAAAACGGCTTGTACGCAGTTTTTGACGCTCTTGGAGCCGCTCAAGCCGCCGCTGTTCGAGTTCAGCGGGTGTGGCTGAATCGGCTGGGACCGTATCAGACGATGATTTATCAGCGACCGACGACATGGGGGAAGAACCTTCCGAACGAGAGACAATCCTATTAGCAAATGATGATTCTGTTCAATTGTAACGTATCGCAGAGGCCAACGCCAAGACTTTCGCAAGCAAAGGACGGTAAAAACCGTATCCTAGTGCTTGGTCACCGCTTAATTTCAGGCTTGGCAAAAGAGTGGCTGGGGCTGGAAACCAAATCATCGAATAACAGCTTCTCTCAATCAACGGCTTGGTTTTCGATAGCGTTGATCAACGACTTCGAATTGATAACCGCCACCGTCGGGCTGGCTTTCAAAAACCGTCTTAGCAATCTCTTCAACGCTCGATCGCCCATTGGCTTTGGCATACTCCATCTCGGTCTGTGCCAACTGGGCCTCCAAGTTTTCTGGAACGAACTTTAGGATCATGCGTCCTGGCAGCGGAATGCCCGCTTTTTGTAGCAATTGTTTGTCGTACTGTAGAAGCGGCCCAGGAGTGGTCCACATGAAATACAAACGTTTTTCGTTTTCCGTATCAACGATTCGAGCTTTCTGCGGGCTTCCCGCCAGGCTCTTGACCGTATCGACGCCCTGGATCGAGCCTCCGATTGCCCCCAGTTCGATTTGAAAAAAATCGAGCTGGGAGGTATACCCGTCAATATTGTTGGCATTGAACTTCAGTTGCCATCGTTCAAAGCGAGGGACAATATCGTTCCACTCGCCCACGGGTCCGGACGGTCCGCTGTCGGTGTAGCCATCGATGGGTGAATCGTTTACCGCACCGACGGTCGCCTTGGTACTGCTAACGGAGTTGGTGACGGCGATAATTTCGTCTTCGAGCGTCGGTTCAAGGAGATCCTCTATTTCTTTCCCTGTTGGCAGGTCAAAATCCGGTTGGGTCCCATTAAGATTCGGGCCCTCGCCCTGTCTGATCGGTTGAACCAGCGACATGGTTGGAAATTCAAAACGGGCTAAAAGCCAAACCAAGGACAACATCAAAACCAACGTTCCGATGAACAAAATCACCGCAAAAAACAGGCTAGATACGCGATCAAAGCGGCTCGTACGCAGTTTTTCGCGTTCTTGAATCCGTTCAAGCCGCCTCGGTTCAAATGAGTCGGATGTTGGCATATCGGACGCGATTGCATCGGATACGGCTGTATCCGACAGTAATTGATCAGTGGCCGACGACATAAGTGAACCTTCCGAGCAAGAGACCTGCGCTAGCTACAAATAGATCCGAAGCGCCGATTGTAACGTATCGAAGGGCGTGACACCAAGACATTTGCAGACGATCGCAGTAGGTTTGTTTACATCCCTCGGTCCGGATCGTTCTAAAAAACACATGCAAGGACCGGCCCAAATTGGGCCTTGCCAGCCCTATCCCCGATGATTAAACTCTGCCCAAGCAACGGCAACGTGGTTTTTCTATTTATCGCGTGCGTTGTCGGTCAGATAGCTCAGTTGGTAGAGCACGGCCCTGAAAAGGCCGGTGTCGGCGGTTCGAGCCCGCCTCTGACCACTTCTTTTCGTCGCCTACCCTCCTAGAACGGAATTCAAGGCGTCGCCCTCTTCAAAGCGGATTCGCCGGGAACGCGGATTCGGCGGGAACAATGTTCGCAGAGGCGATTCGGCTCCACAGGCTATTCCTGCAGCGATGGCATCGGGCCCGAAAAATCAAGTTGCCCATCAAGGACATCGGATGAGGACGGCGGATGAACTTCAAACGGACTACCTTCCAATAGCGGAGCCAGTTGCGAAGATGAGCCCTTTGGGGTCTTGTTTATTTTCCCAGGTGCGTCGATCGTTTCACTGGAAACCGACGGTACACCTGGCATGAACCGTGCGGCGGGCGAACCGGCATTCTGCTCAATCATGGGACTCGCGTTCGCCAGTCCCAACATCCCAGGTGTAACGGGAACCATTGTTGTGACCGATTGTGGATAAGCACTCGGACTTTGACATTTGCAACAACGTTCACACGTTTCCGTCGCCTTCCAAAACATTAACTCTTCCAAACACGAACGTGTGGAGACAAAGATCCGGTCACCGGGTTGGAGTTGATAATTGGTCGTCGTGTCACCAAGTTGAGTGATTTCGCGGTAACAAATCGGCAGCGTGACGCGGCATGAACACGGCGTCGTCGGACGAGCTAACAACATTTTGCACATGGATGCATCGCTCGTTAAACCGCCCGCTGCCAAAATACCATCGAGCACCGTTTCGTATCCTGTCAGCGGATAACTGCCAGGCGAATTGACGGCGCCAAGGACGTAAAAACGGTGAACCGGTTCAAGCAGCCGAATATTGATCACGATCTTCTTTGGAACACCGTCTTGCTTGGCATCATTTCCTTGCTCGGATACTTCGATTTGATTTTCGATTGTTTGTTCGACCAATTTTTCTGCGTCTTCGACTGTCAAACCAGCGACCACGGCACGTCCAAATCGCCCCAAGTCTAAACTGCCGTCCGCCATCACGCGTTGATCGGCTGGCAAGCGGATGGCTGAATCAAAATCGGCTGGCTCAATGAGAAGTTCGTCGCCTGGTTCCAGATAATGCACCGGCAGTACGGTGCGATGGAGTTCACGAGGCAGATCCGCAGAACTTGGCGAGCATGCTAAAACCTCTTCCGCCTGATCCGTCAGGAAACTACCGCTCGGAAACAACGAAAGTCCAAGGGTGCTGCAACCACAAACAGGCAACAGCAACAGGACGATGAATAAACTTCGGTGCATAGCGGTTTACTTGTGATGGAAGTGGTTTTCACCCCGAGCGACACATACTCCACTTGATTTGTCGCAATCTGGGCCCGGTTGCCGTTTCTACCGCAGCGAAAGTCGCCGAGACTTTCGGCTTTCGGACGCTCTTGACCGTTGCCGAAACCCCTGGCGAGTTTCGCTACCAAAACTCGCAGCCTCTGCGGCCTAGCCCGGATGATTCATGGGCTTGCAAATTGTTTTGCTAACGTCTACGCCTTCAAGCGTTTACGTTCATTGCTCGAAAAATAGTCTGCGTATTAGCCGTTTTGGCGTTAGCGGGCTGTCGATTTAATCGGTTTGACTCGACTTATCGTTTAACGCCAAGCCGTAGGCGACCGCTTACGGAAAAGCTGACGCCTTCGGCTTGGCGTTAAACGATTAAATCGACAGGCCGTTAGCCACGGTTCACACGACAAATCACGCAGCCGTGGCTATCGCCAAAACGGCTAATGAATCATCCGGGCTAGGTTTGTTGCTAATACTATCGTCACCACCCGCTCATCCGCGTGCCTACGATCACAATTGCTGGCACCATTTAAGTGACCGTTAAGGTTTGACACTCGGCATGTCGTCCGAGTCGCTGAACAGAATTCCGCTGCAATTCAGACCGAAGACTTCGCCCAACAGATACCGAACGGCTTCGTCACGCAGCGTCGAAAGAGGCTTCAGTCGCAAACTTGGATCGGACAAGGTGCCGACCACATCGACGTAGATGGTACGGTTGCTAAGCAATTGGTTGATTCGAATCAACAACGAAATCGGACTGACGTAATCGAGTGCAATCGCCTGCAAATAGGCGTCCGCTAGCTGGTTCGATTCGAAATTGCCAGTTGAGATAACCGCCGCAATTTCCATGCGTTGATTGGCGAGTTGCACCGAACCGTCCGCGATCACTTTCAACGGAGAGCTGGAAAGGACAAGTTCCTGGATGCTTGCTCGCCCGCCAGCAATGGTGCCGTTCATGCGACCATCGTCAATGCGAATTCCAGCCAATGGAACCACCCCCAGGAATCGTTGAGCTTCGGACAATCCAGGGATCGCACTCGCTTGACTACCGTCCAGTTCGGTTTCGAAAGAACCTTTTAGATCGTTGAGTCCCTTGATGCCTTCGCCAGCGAGAACGAGAGAGCCACGAATTTGTCCGTGGTTGGTCGAGGACCGCGAACCGCTCGCCTGGGCAATCAGCTGACCAAAATCGACACGATCGAAGGACCACTGACTCTGCAAGTCGAAACCACTCGCGCGGGAGGTCGAATGGAACCTGGCCGCTCCTTTTAATCGTCCGCCCGCGGTCGCGCCGACCAAGCTGGGAAGCTCAAAGTCCCATCGCCCACTTTGAACCGAATAGGCCGCCAGGATGCCACTATGGACGTCACGAACGGCGATATTGGTAACCATTGTGTCACTCGCTTGCACCGAACCGCGAACTCGCAATGGTTCACCACCGGAAACAGACAGATTTCCTGACATCGTTCCCTCGACATAACTCGCGATCGTTTCGGAAACCCAGAGCATCGACTGAGAGGCATCGACCGCCTCAAAGCGAACGTCCAAGTTGCCTTCCCCCAGCGGCCCTGCCCCCGCTTGAAGGTCCCAACGACCAACGACATCAATACGACCATCCGCAAAATTCCCAGTCAATCGATCGATTCGCATGACGCGATCACTCAATCGGACGACGGCGTCGATTTGCCGACTAAGAACGACGGGCCCCAACCCGAGCCGATCCAACCTCAGCTTTGCACTGACCTCGCTCGGCGTTTCGACGGTCCCGTCAAGAGACAATCGGCCTCGCAATTCACGATACCTTAACGACGGCAGGTAGCGATCGGGAACGAACGTAACCAAGCGATTCAGTTCGATCGATGCCGCTGAAAAGTCGATCGCTGTCGGCTTGCCGAACAAATCTTGCCATGACATTTTGGTGTCAGCGGGCGCCACCGTTCTGACTGAAACCTTACCGCCAAACAGCATGCCTTGGCCGCCGAGTTCCATGCTGCTTCCATCGCTTGAAACCAAGGCCGTTAGATTACCGATCGACTCCTCACCAAGTTTGATCGAATCGATCTCGATCGTTGCCTCTCCAATCTGTTTCGCTGGGAAACGCCACTGTCCTGCTGGAACTTTCCAATCGACTTGACCGGAGGTTCTCAGGGACAACAACACGTCGAATGGAAACAGCGCATCGGAATGAAAAATGGGCGAAACATCCTTCCAAGCGAGGTTGATTTGGTTCGTTTCCGCAGGATCATCAACGACGGCCCCTTTTAAGATCGTTGCACTTCCGGTGACCTGACCTTGAAAGAGATCGGCGACCAAGTTGGAAAGC is part of the Novipirellula aureliae genome and harbors:
- a CDS encoding AsmA-like C-terminal region-containing protein, whose protein sequence is MTIETHSFTFSMRFKAVMTIQSTLKTAVYRVRTIWGLGIWLFLLGTFGIGTLGGARIANAQEQAESLVKAAPPANGEAKKIRYWTSQWNFDEIDVKKLNHRLDRIGLGVPIDLNGNVTVRFEVSVPLNALTDAKKYRIDGLVSANRLRFEKLLLSDFQATVELDEGVMRIDRFSGNLIDASVPSQSSGGASGSSRPGSVVGDAAIELSPLKDLQINLDVESIPVQPLYDLLIVFSQDKKSEPLSGIASGKIQFAGPVENVGEIASWNATANLQVNRLSRAGSLPLNIRTGVVSISGGVLAAERLEVESPQAAGLSAVASARVEMVGDQAFRIAARSNDLPLGVVADLVGFSANSTIEGELDLDLRADGKLARSQWASSGRLASPNLRIAGVDLGLIEHAFTLDETHIEIHPISQGEAGLPMDAPENGVILKRVLAEYNVANDRFELSNLVADLFQGQVTGSATILKGAVVDDPAETNQINLAWKDVSPIFHSDALFPFDVLLSLRTSGQVDWKVPAGQWRFPAKQIGEATIEIDSIKLGEESIGNLTALVSSDGSSMELGGQGMLFGGKVSVRTVAPADTKMSWQDLFGKPTAIDFSAASIELNRLVTFVPDRYLPSLRYRELRGRLSLDGTVETPSEVSAKLRLDRLGLGPVVLSRQIDAVVRLSDRVMRIDRLTGNFADGRIDVVGRWDLQAGAGPLGEGNLDVRFEAVDASQSMLWVSETIASYVEGTMSGNLSVSGGEPLRVRGSVQASDTMVTNIAVRDVHSGILAAYSVQSGRWDFELPSLVGATAGGRLKGAARFHSTSRASGFDLQSQWSFDRVDFGQLIAQASGSRSSTNHGQIRGSLVLAGEGIKGLNDLKGSFETELDGSQASAIPGLSEAQRFLGVVPLAGIRIDDGRMNGTIAGGRASIQELVLSSSPLKVIADGSVQLANQRMEIAAVISTGNFESNQLADAYLQAIALDYVSPISLLIRINQLLSNRTIYVDVVGTLSDPSLRLKPLSTLRDEAVRYLLGEVFGLNCSGILFSDSDDMPSVKP